In Janthinobacterium sp. J1-1, a single genomic region encodes these proteins:
- a CDS encoding Txe/YoeB family addiction module toxin: MKNKKAENKQQGGNAVLAWSDHGWEDYLYWQGADPKIVQRINELIDGCLADPFKGIGKPEPLKGDLTGFWSRRIDRQHRLVYLPDGGCIYVAACRYHYDEK; encoded by the coding sequence ATGAAAAACAAGAAGGCTGAGAACAAGCAGCAAGGCGGCAATGCCGTACTGGCCTGGTCCGATCATGGCTGGGAAGATTATCTGTACTGGCAAGGCGCCGATCCGAAAATCGTCCAGCGCATCAATGAACTGATCGATGGCTGCCTGGCCGATCCGTTCAAGGGCATCGGCAAACCGGAACCCTTGAAAGGCGACCTGACCGGCTTCTGGTCGCGCCGCATCGACCGTCAGCATCGGCTGGTGTATTTGCCCGATGGTGGCTGCATCTATGTCGCTGCCTGCCGCTATCACTATGACGAAAAGTAA
- a CDS encoding DUF493 family protein, protein MQTIPPSESLIEYPSDFPIKIMGPTHVDFAPTITALVISHDPTFHEGRLEVRPSGKGNYTGLTVTVRAVSREQLDALYNALSAHPMVKIVM, encoded by the coding sequence ATGCAAACCATCCCTCCCAGCGAATCGCTGATCGAGTATCCGAGCGACTTCCCCATCAAGATCATGGGCCCGACGCATGTCGATTTCGCGCCCACCATCACCGCGCTGGTGATCAGCCATGATCCGACCTTCCACGAAGGCCGGCTGGAAGTGCGTCCGTCGGGCAAGGGCAATTACACGGGCCTGACCGTGACCGTGCGCGCCGTCAGCCGCGAACAGCTCGACGCCCTGTACAACGCGCTGTCGGCGCACCCGATGGTCAAGATCGTGATGTAA
- a CDS encoding DUF6600 domain-containing protein, translating into MRPTFLNTVFALVLSSAGAPALADSPERVGRISTVEGQVLVRAGDGAPQDALLNWPVSTDNLITTRRNALAEFRVGGAAVRLDGDSELEVTQLDDDSFKLHLGYGSASVRVRNPDALRGLEITTAQARVVLTQPGWVRIDAERPPGTSVVSVLEGAADVDGSTASVMLRAGKRAELTDEELRTGPLQRIAFDSWPETVVSASPALRYVTEDVTGYEELDRHGAWQESAEYGPLWLPRAVPVGWAPYSDGRWSWIAPWGWTWIDNAPWGYAPSHYGRWVQVGQRWGWAPGRERTRNAWAPALVGWASGDHGPRPGLQHGPRPGAGAGPGMGWFPLSPRDRYVPGDRVHRLPDGRRPTPMDRDRDRDRNPGRRDGVTMPPPQIHNVPLSTAPEPGPGAGGQRPPRETNRPDFPRRDWNNRPGRLQTEDGAMPVREPRRPAVPAMPATPAAPPAPAMPAAPALPPVQDAIAQPGRPAWRGEERPRGDRPERIERPDRTERVDRGDRGNRPPPQPAAAAAPVAAPRPAAPPPAMPAPRPAAEPRVERGGERGGERGNPARERPSQGRNNGRIQEAER; encoded by the coding sequence ATGCGTCCGACTTTCCTGAATACCGTATTTGCCCTCGTGCTGTCCTCTGCAGGCGCGCCGGCGCTGGCCGATTCCCCCGAGCGCGTCGGGCGCATTTCCACGGTCGAAGGGCAGGTGCTGGTGCGCGCCGGCGATGGCGCGCCGCAGGACGCCCTGCTGAACTGGCCGGTCAGCACCGATAACCTGATCACCACCAGGCGCAATGCGCTGGCCGAGTTTCGCGTGGGCGGCGCCGCCGTGCGCCTGGACGGCGATTCCGAGCTGGAAGTGACGCAGCTCGATGACGACAGTTTCAAATTGCACCTTGGTTACGGCAGCGCCAGCGTGCGGGTACGCAATCCGGACGCCCTGCGCGGCCTGGAAATCACCACCGCCCAGGCGCGCGTGGTGCTGACGCAGCCAGGCTGGGTGCGGATAGACGCCGAACGTCCGCCCGGCACCAGCGTCGTCAGCGTGCTCGAAGGCGCGGCCGACGTCGACGGCAGCACGGCCAGCGTGATGCTACGCGCCGGCAAGCGTGCCGAATTGACGGACGAGGAATTGCGCACCGGGCCGTTGCAGCGCATCGCCTTTGACAGCTGGCCCGAAACGGTGGTGTCCGCCTCGCCGGCGCTGCGCTATGTCACCGAAGACGTGACCGGCTATGAAGAGCTGGACCGCCATGGCGCATGGCAGGAAAGCGCCGAATACGGCCCCTTGTGGCTGCCGCGCGCCGTGCCCGTCGGCTGGGCGCCCTACAGCGATGGACGCTGGAGCTGGATCGCGCCGTGGGGCTGGACCTGGATCGACAATGCGCCGTGGGGCTATGCGCCGTCGCACTATGGCCGCTGGGTGCAGGTCGGCCAGCGCTGGGGCTGGGCGCCGGGCCGCGAACGGACCCGCAACGCCTGGGCGCCGGCATTGGTGGGCTGGGCCAGCGGCGATCACGGTCCACGGCCGGGCCTGCAGCATGGACCGCGCCCGGGCGCGGGGGCGGGTCCCGGCATGGGCTGGTTTCCCTTGTCGCCGCGCGACCGTTATGTGCCGGGCGACCGCGTGCACCGTCTTCCCGATGGCCGCCGTCCCACCCCGATGGACCGCGACCGGGACCGTGACCGCAATCCAGGTCGCCGCGACGGCGTGACGATGCCGCCGCCGCAAATCCACAATGTGCCCCTGAGTACGGCGCCCGAGCCTGGTCCCGGCGCCGGCGGACAGCGTCCGCCGCGCGAAACGAACCGTCCCGATTTTCCGCGCCGCGACTGGAATAACCGGCCCGGACGCTTGCAGACGGAGGACGGCGCCATGCCGGTGCGCGAACCAAGGCGCCCGGCCGTACCGGCCATGCCGGCGACACCGGCCGCCCCACCGGCGCCCGCCATGCCCGCCGCACCCGCCTTGCCGCCGGTACAGGATGCGATCGCCCAGCCGGGCCGTCCGGCCTGGCGCGGCGAAGAGCGGCCACGCGGCGACCGTCCGGAGCGTATCGAACGCCCGGACCGCACCGAACGCGTGGACCGTGGCGACCGTGGCAACCGGCCACCGCCGCAACCGGCCGCCGCCGCTGCGCCGGTGGCCGCGCCACGGCCTGCGGCGCCACCACCCGCCATGCCCGCGCCGCGGCCCGCCGCCGAACCGCGTGTCGAGCGCGGCGGTGAGCGTGGCGGCGAGCGCGGAAATCCTGCGCGTGAACGCCCCAGCCAGGGCAGAAACAATGGCCGCATCCAGGAAGCGGAGCGCTGA
- a CDS encoding multidrug effflux MFS transporter: MKKPPPPWAWSAILLLLVCLPRLSIDLYLPSLPAMADALHASDGQLQLTLSVFMAGSAASMLVCGPLADRYGRRPVLLAGTLIYVLASLVCACAGNAPVLICARLLQAFGGCSGTMLGRVMVRDRFDRATQARLLGRISMGMGLSPIVAPLAGSVLDAAFGWRAVFGVLCALGLLSLWMTLWYVPETRPARVESKESVLALYRRLLGDAYFLRYALAIGFVYCTYFPFIAESSVLLQRGMHLSPGAYALVFALTVSGYMLGSTLFQRWGAQQGADRMLGLAAGLNLAGAASLLAAGSLAPQHLASLVAPMLLVMVSVGMAIPACQLAVLQPYGAQAGSATGLFFFIQMVITAACGALVAAISDGSARPMVWVTAGASAAFVLVVSTTRRRAAAHTAVTSRS, from the coding sequence ATGAAAAAACCGCCGCCGCCCTGGGCCTGGAGCGCCATCCTGCTGCTGCTGGTCTGCCTGCCGCGCCTGAGCATCGATTTGTACCTGCCGTCGCTGCCGGCGATGGCCGATGCGCTGCACGCCAGTGATGGACAATTGCAACTGACCCTGAGCGTGTTCATGGCCGGCTCGGCCGCCTCGATGCTGGTCTGCGGGCCGCTGGCCGACCGCTACGGACGCCGTCCGGTGCTGCTGGCCGGCACGCTGATCTACGTGCTGGCCAGCCTGGTGTGCGCCTGCGCCGGCAATGCGCCGGTGCTGATTTGTGCGCGCCTGCTGCAGGCCTTTGGCGGCTGCAGCGGCACCATGCTGGGTCGGGTGATGGTGCGCGACCGCTTTGATCGCGCCACGCAGGCGCGCCTGCTGGGCCGCATCTCGATGGGCATGGGCCTGTCGCCCATCGTCGCGCCGCTGGCCGGCAGCGTGCTCGATGCGGCCTTCGGCTGGCGCGCCGTGTTTGGCGTGCTGTGCGCGCTGGGCTTGCTGTCGCTGTGGATGACCTTGTGGTACGTGCCGGAAACCCGGCCGGCCAGGGTGGAATCGAAGGAAAGCGTGCTGGCGCTATACCGCCGCCTGCTGGGCGACGCCTACTTTCTGCGCTATGCGCTGGCGATCGGTTTTGTGTATTGCACTTATTTTCCGTTTATCGCGGAATCGTCGGTGCTGCTGCAAAGGGGCATGCATTTGTCCCCTGGCGCCTATGCGCTGGTGTTTGCGCTGACGGTCAGCGGCTACATGCTGGGGTCGACGCTGTTTCAGCGCTGGGGAGCGCAACAGGGAGCGGACCGCATGCTGGGCCTGGCCGCCGGGCTGAACCTGGCGGGCGCGGCCAGCCTGCTGGCGGCCGGCAGCCTGGCGCCGCAGCACCTGGCCTCGCTGGTGGCGCCGATGCTGCTGGTGATGGTGTCGGTCGGCATGGCGATTCCGGCCTGCCAGCTGGCGGTGCTGCAGCCGTATGGCGCGCAGGCGGGCAGCGCCACCGGCCTGTTCTTTTTTATCCAGATGGTGATCACGGCCGCCTGCGGCGCGCTGGTCGCGGCCATCTCGGACGGCAGCGCGCGGCCTATGGTGTGGGTCACGGCCGGCGCCAGCGCCGCGTTTGTGCTGGTCGTATCAACCACCAGGCGCCGCGCGGCGGCACATACCGCAGTTACATCACGATCTTGA
- a CDS encoding type II toxin-antitoxin system prevent-host-death family antitoxin, with translation MNILTFSEARAGLKSVMDDVCNDHQPTVITRVNGEHVVMLSLADYNSMEETLYLLGTAKNASRLMASVAQIKAGKAKARELLRHEKQEG, from the coding sequence ATGAATATTCTCACTTTCAGCGAAGCGCGCGCGGGCTTGAAAAGCGTGATGGACGACGTTTGCAATGACCATCAGCCGACCGTGATCACGCGGGTCAATGGCGAGCATGTGGTGATGTTGTCCCTGGCCGACTACAACAGCATGGAAGAAACGTTGTACCTGCTGGGGACTGCCAAGAACGCCAGCCGCCTGATGGCGTCGGTGGCGCAGATCAAGGCTGGCAAAGCCAAGGCCCGTGAATTGCTGCGCCATGAAAAACAAGAAGGCTGA
- a CDS encoding LysE family transporter, which yields MSFATWIAFVLAASIIAVSPGSGAVLSMSHGLSYGVKKTSATILGLQMGLLVVLFIAGAGVGSLLLASEVAFNIVKTVGALYLIWLGLSQWRAKIAVAGDLHAAAVLPGMGRRVLTGFLTNVTNPKGIIFMVAVLPQFISPAAPVLPQLLILAVTMCTIDLIVMHSYAYLASSMQRFFRDARAVRKQNRFFGGLLMAVGAALFFVKRGAHAS from the coding sequence ATGAGCTTTGCCACCTGGATCGCCTTTGTCCTTGCCGCTTCCATCATCGCCGTCTCGCCCGGTTCCGGCGCCGTGCTGTCGATGTCGCACGGCCTGTCGTACGGCGTGAAAAAGACCAGCGCCACCATCCTCGGCCTGCAGATGGGCTTGCTGGTAGTGCTGTTCATCGCCGGCGCCGGCGTCGGTTCCCTGCTGCTGGCCTCGGAAGTGGCTTTCAATATCGTGAAAACCGTCGGCGCCCTGTACCTGATCTGGCTGGGGCTGTCGCAGTGGCGCGCGAAGATCGCGGTGGCCGGCGACCTGCATGCGGCCGCCGTGCTGCCGGGCATGGGCCGGCGCGTGCTGACCGGTTTCCTGACCAATGTGACCAATCCCAAGGGCATCATCTTCATGGTGGCGGTGCTGCCGCAATTTATCAGTCCCGCCGCGCCGGTGCTGCCGCAGCTGCTGATACTGGCCGTGACCATGTGCACCATCGACCTGATCGTCATGCACAGCTATGCCTACCTGGCCTCGTCGATGCAGCGCTTTTTTCGCGACGCCAGGGCGGTCAGGAAGCAGAACCGCTTTTTTGGCGGCCTGCTGATGGCGGTCGGCGCGGCGCTGTTTTTCGTCAAGCGCGGCGCGCATGCATCATGA
- a CDS encoding uracil-DNA glycosylase: protein MEVRIEESWKQRLQAEFEQPWWATLAAFVKEEYAAGPCFPAGKAIFRAFDLAPFEQVKVVILGQDPYHTPGAAMGLCFSIPEGTRSQPSLQNIFKELKSDIGVARTSTDLTDWAGQGVFLLNSVLTVRSGAAGSHAGKGWEKLTDSAIRHLSQEREGVVFILWGAYAIAKRALIDEGKHKVLTSPHPSPLSAHRGFFGSKPFSQANAYLQENGQQPIIWG from the coding sequence ATGGAAGTACGTATCGAGGAATCCTGGAAGCAGCGGCTGCAGGCCGAATTCGAGCAGCCCTGGTGGGCCACTCTGGCGGCGTTCGTCAAGGAAGAATATGCGGCGGGACCGTGCTTCCCGGCCGGTAAAGCGATCTTCCGGGCATTCGACCTGGCGCCGTTCGAGCAGGTCAAGGTGGTGATCCTGGGACAGGACCCGTATCACACGCCGGGCGCGGCCATGGGCTTGTGCTTTTCGATTCCCGAGGGCACCCGCTCTCAGCCCAGCTTGCAAAATATCTTCAAGGAATTGAAAAGCGATATCGGCGTCGCGCGCACCAGCACGGACTTGACCGACTGGGCCGGGCAAGGCGTGTTTTTGCTCAACAGCGTGTTGACGGTGCGCTCGGGCGCGGCCGGTTCGCACGCGGGCAAGGGCTGGGAAAAGCTGACCGACAGCGCGATCCGCCATCTGTCGCAGGAGCGCGAAGGCGTCGTCTTCATTTTGTGGGGAGCGTATGCGATCGCCAAGCGCGCGCTGATCGACGAAGGCAAGCACAAGGTATTGACTTCGCCGCACCCGTCGCCGCTGTCCGCGCACCGGGGTTTTTTCGGCAGCAAGCCGTTCAGCCAGGCCAATGCCTATTTGCAGGAAAACGGCCAGCAGCCGATCATCTGGGGCTGA
- the lipA gene encoding lipoyl synthase encodes MTSETISSTAPVATAAPVYNPSEKQKGASKTSRIPIKIIPIEQVERLKKPDWIRVKAASASTRFYEIKDILRENKLVTVCEEASCPNIGECFGKGTATFMIMGDKCTRRCPFCDVGHGRPDPLDKEEPANLSKTIAKLRLNYVVITSVDRDDLRDGGAGHFVECIQQTRALSPNTRIEVLVPDFRGRLEKALNLFKDGLPDVMNHNLETAPRLYKEARPGSDYMHSLKLLKDFKAMYPDVKTKSGIMVGLGETDEEILQVMRDMREHDIDMLTIGQYLAPSNSHLPVRRYVHPDVFKMFEEEAYKMGFTHAAIGAMVRSSYHADEQAHMAGVESALNN; translated from the coding sequence ATGACTTCTGAGACCATTTCCAGCACCGCCCCCGTAGCCACCGCCGCTCCCGTCTACAACCCGAGCGAAAAGCAAAAAGGCGCCAGCAAGACCTCGCGCATCCCGATCAAGATCATTCCGATCGAGCAAGTCGAGCGCCTGAAAAAGCCGGACTGGATCCGCGTCAAGGCCGCTTCCGCCTCGACCCGCTTCTATGAAATCAAGGACATCCTGCGCGAAAACAAGCTGGTGACCGTGTGCGAAGAAGCCAGCTGCCCGAATATCGGCGAATGCTTCGGCAAGGGCACCGCCACCTTCATGATCATGGGCGACAAGTGCACGCGCCGCTGCCCGTTCTGCGACGTCGGCCACGGCCGCCCTGATCCGCTGGACAAGGAAGAGCCGGCCAACCTGTCGAAAACCATCGCCAAGCTGCGCCTGAACTACGTCGTGATCACCTCGGTCGACCGCGACGACCTGCGCGACGGCGGCGCCGGCCACTTCGTCGAGTGCATCCAGCAAACGCGCGCCCTGTCGCCCAACACCCGCATCGAAGTACTGGTGCCCGACTTCCGCGGCCGCCTGGAAAAAGCCCTGAACCTGTTCAAGGATGGCTTGCCGGACGTGATGAACCACAATCTGGAAACCGCGCCGCGCCTGTACAAGGAAGCGCGCCCCGGTTCGGACTACATGCATTCGCTGAAACTGCTGAAGGACTTCAAGGCCATGTACCCGGACGTGAAAACCAAGTCCGGCATCATGGTCGGCCTGGGCGAGACGGACGAGGAAATCCTGCAAGTCATGCGCGACATGCGCGAGCACGACATCGACATGCTGACCATCGGCCAATACCTGGCGCCATCGAACAGCCACCTGCCGGTACGCCGCTACGTGCACCCGGACGTGTTCAAGATGTTCGAAGAAGAAGCCTACAAGATGGGCTTCACCCACGCCGCCATCGGCGCCATGGTGCGCAGCTCGTACCACGCGGATGAGCAGGCGCATATGGCTGGGGTGGAGTCGGCGCTGAATAACTAA
- a CDS encoding DUF808 domain-containing protein yields the protein MAGSSLFALLDDIASILDDVSLMTKVAAKKTAGVLGDDLALNAQQVSGVRAERELPVVWAVAVGSLKNKAILVPAALAISAFAPWAITPLLMVGGAYLCFEGFEKIAHPYLHPDDSHKAELAEALRDPNVDLVALEKDKIKGAVRTDFILSAEIIVIALGTVATATFAEQVAVVVGIAIIMTVGVYGLVAGIVKLDDAGFWLAARKGAGALMDGVRAFGRMLVAAAPKLMKFLSVVGTLAMFMVGGGILTHGWPWASNLLHQMEHAVAGVAVAGGVLAAILPSVVNAIVGVIAGGLVLAVVSGVQALLRMVKPAK from the coding sequence ATGGCCGGCTCCAGCCTGTTTGCCCTGCTCGACGATATCGCCAGCATCCTCGACGATGTTTCCCTGATGACCAAGGTGGCCGCCAAAAAAACGGCCGGCGTGCTGGGCGACGACCTGGCCCTGAACGCGCAGCAAGTGTCGGGCGTGCGCGCCGAACGCGAATTGCCGGTGGTGTGGGCGGTGGCGGTCGGCTCGCTGAAAAACAAGGCCATCCTGGTGCCGGCCGCGCTGGCCATCAGCGCGTTTGCGCCGTGGGCCATCACGCCGCTGCTGATGGTGGGCGGCGCCTACCTGTGCTTCGAAGGCTTTGAAAAGATCGCCCACCCGTACTTGCACCCGGACGACAGCCACAAGGCCGAGCTGGCCGAGGCGCTGCGCGACCCGAACGTGGACCTGGTGGCGCTGGAAAAAGACAAGATCAAGGGCGCCGTGCGCACCGATTTCATCCTGTCGGCCGAAATCATCGTGATCGCGCTCGGCACGGTGGCCACCGCCACCTTTGCCGAGCAGGTGGCGGTGGTGGTCGGCATCGCCATCATCATGACGGTCGGCGTGTATGGCCTGGTGGCCGGCATCGTCAAGCTCGACGACGCCGGCTTCTGGCTGGCCGCGCGCAAGGGCGCCGGCGCGCTGATGGATGGCGTGCGCGCCTTTGGCCGCATGCTGGTGGCGGCCGCCCCCAAGCTGATGAAATTTTTATCGGTGGTCGGCACCCTGGCCATGTTCATGGTCGGCGGCGGCATCCTGACGCACGGCTGGCCGTGGGCCAGCAACCTGCTGCACCAGATGGAACATGCGGTGGCCGGCGTGGCGGTGGCCGGCGGCGTGCTGGCGGCCATCCTGCCCAGCGTGGTCAACGCCATCGTCGGCGTGATCGCCGGTGGCCTGGTGCTGGCGGTGGTCAGCGGCGTCCAGGCTTTGTTGCGCATGGTCAAGCCCGCCAAATGA
- a CDS encoding PLP-dependent aminotransferase family protein, with the protein MPRGKLPLALELPRPTSWLDNPGISKQDGAYEALRAAILGKVLPAGSRLPSSRVLAACWELSRGTIETVFDRLHAEAYVTRVPGSGTRVCAVVPERFLMAGFDLPGTQAVAPAPALDTGVRDGLPFVARRADAALFSTASWSRCAARALAAATPGQLCSADPAGASELRRQLADYLAKYRGIRCDPQDIVITTGIRHALDLIARATVRPGDKVCLEDPGYPAARTLFTLAGAAPVDIAVDAEGIDCAALQAHADASLVYVTPAHQSPLGVTMSVTRRLALLDWASNHGAWVVEDDYDSEFNYHSAPLAALKSLDQYQRVIYCGSFNKTLFAGLRLGFMVLPPGLRPLLLRTLQLTGRSVGMTDQLALAAWMEESAFVRHLRQARLAYKERRDVLLACLEQLAPGRYSISGQQAGFHFVLWLQPGSDEAAFCARAAQAGLALQGLGEFCQQARLPPAVLVGYTALSGAQIRLAAPQLAQLLLQI; encoded by the coding sequence ATGCCGCGAGGAAAATTACCGCTAGCCCTGGAGTTGCCACGCCCTACCAGCTGGCTCGACAATCCGGGCATCAGCAAGCAGGATGGCGCGTATGAAGCGCTGCGCGCAGCCATCCTCGGCAAGGTCTTGCCGGCCGGCAGCCGCCTGCCGTCCAGCCGGGTCCTGGCCGCGTGCTGGGAACTGTCGCGCGGCACCATCGAAACCGTGTTCGACCGCCTGCATGCGGAAGCCTATGTGACGCGCGTGCCCGGTTCCGGCACGCGCGTGTGCGCGGTGGTGCCGGAACGCTTCCTGATGGCGGGCTTCGATCTGCCCGGCACTCAAGCCGTCGCCCCTGCGCCCGCGCTGGACACCGGCGTGCGGGACGGCCTGCCCTTCGTGGCCCGGCGCGCCGACGCGGCCCTGTTTTCGACCGCCTCCTGGTCGCGCTGCGCGGCCAGGGCGCTGGCCGCCGCCACGCCGGGTCAACTGTGCAGCGCCGACCCGGCCGGCGCGTCCGAGTTGCGCCGGCAACTGGCCGACTACCTGGCCAAGTACCGCGGCATCCGCTGCGACCCGCAGGATATCGTGATCACCACCGGCATCCGCCATGCGCTCGACCTGATCGCGCGCGCCACCGTGCGTCCGGGCGACAAGGTCTGCCTGGAAGACCCCGGCTACCCGGCCGCGCGCACCCTGTTCACCCTGGCCGGCGCCGCTCCCGTCGATATTGCCGTCGACGCCGAAGGCATCGATTGCGCCGCCCTGCAGGCGCATGCCGACGCCAGCCTGGTATATGTCACGCCGGCACACCAGTCGCCGCTGGGCGTGACCATGTCCGTCACGCGCCGCCTGGCGCTGCTCGACTGGGCCAGCAATCATGGCGCCTGGGTGGTGGAAGACGACTACGACAGCGAATTCAATTACCACAGCGCGCCGCTGGCGGCCCTCAAATCGCTGGACCAGTACCAGCGCGTGATCTATTGCGGCAGCTTCAACAAGACCCTGTTCGCCGGGCTGCGCCTGGGTTTCATGGTGCTGCCGCCCGGCTTGCGTCCGCTGCTGCTGCGCACCTTGCAGCTGACGGGCCGCTCGGTGGGCATGACCGACCAGCTGGCGCTGGCCGCCTGGATGGAGGAAAGCGCCTTCGTGCGCCATCTGCGCCAGGCGCGCCTGGCCTACAAGGAGCGGCGCGACGTGCTGCTGGCCTGCCTGGAACAACTGGCGCCCGGCCGCTACAGCATCTCCGGCCAGCAAGCCGGTTTTCATTTCGTGCTGTGGCTGCAGCCCGGCAGCGATGAAGCGGCCTTCTGCGCGCGCGCCGCGCAGGCAGGGCTGGCGCTGCAGGGGCTGGGCGAATTTTGCCAGCAGGCGCGTTTGCCGCCGGCCGTGCTGGTCGGCTACACGGCCCTGAGCGGCGCGCAGATCCGGCTGGCGGCGCCGCAATTGGCGCAGTTGTTGTTGCAGATCTGA
- the lipB gene encoding lipoyl(octanoyl) transferase LipB, producing the protein MTTTRTEAALIRELGRVDYEPTFAAMRAFTDARTTETRDELWIVEHPPVFTLGLAADRGHLLAGAEAIPVVQTDRGGEVTFHGPGQVVIYLLMDLRRNKPGGKLYARQFVHKIEQAIINVLAAYNLAGERIDGAPGIYIAGGPDKGAKIAALGLKVRGNGCTYHGVSLNVAMDLAPFSWINPCGYSGLKTVDMRSMGVDAPLAGVQHALARELTELLDVQQSAAGAPQAADA; encoded by the coding sequence ATGACCACCACCCGAACCGAAGCGGCCCTGATCCGCGAGCTGGGCCGCGTCGATTACGAGCCGACCTTTGCCGCCATGCGCGCGTTCACCGACGCGCGCACGACGGAAACGCGCGACGAACTGTGGATCGTCGAGCACCCGCCCGTATTTACATTGGGCTTGGCGGCCGACCGTGGCCATTTGCTGGCCGGCGCCGAGGCGATTCCGGTGGTGCAGACCGACCGCGGCGGCGAAGTGACTTTCCACGGCCCCGGCCAGGTGGTGATTTATTTGCTGATGGACCTGCGCCGCAACAAGCCGGGCGGCAAGCTGTATGCGCGCCAGTTCGTGCATAAAATCGAGCAGGCCATCATCAATGTGCTGGCGGCGTATAATCTTGCAGGCGAGCGCATCGATGGCGCGCCCGGCATCTATATCGCCGGTGGACCCGACAAGGGTGCGAAGATCGCTGCGCTGGGCTTGAAAGTGCGCGGCAACGGCTGCACCTACCATGGCGTGTCGCTCAATGTGGCGATGGACCTGGCGCCGTTTTCCTGGATTAACCCTTGCGGCTATTCCGGGCTGAAAACGGTCGACATGCGCAGCATGGGCGTGGACGCCCCGCTGGCCGGCGTGCAGCACGCGCTGGCCCGTGAACTGACCGAATTACTCGATGTACAGCAGAGCGCCGCAGGCGCGCCTCAGGCAGCGGATGCCTGA